From the Aphelocoma coerulescens isolate FSJ_1873_10779 chromosome 10, UR_Acoe_1.0, whole genome shotgun sequence genome, one window contains:
- the SNX33 gene encoding sorting nexin-33 — protein MALKARALYNFQSENKEEISIQENEELVIFSENSLDGWLQGQNSRGETGLFPASYVEILRSRSGSNYTDYSSSPVGSPGHDSSLYSASPSPGISYQGSFEDDDDDDWDDWDDACTVVEEPQGAPGTNGHPSPSLQYPAAYGHHQHAGYRPKPVLERQDSMSSSKRGSVVGRNLNRFSCFVRSGVEAFILGDVPLMSKIAETYCIEMGSRGPQWRANPHPFICSVEDPTKQTKFKGIKSYISYKLTPSNINSPVYRRYKHFDWLYNRLLHKFTVISVPHLPEKQATGRFEEDFIEKRKRRLILWMDHMTSHPVLSQYEGFQHFLCCRDEKQWKLGKRRAEKDEMVGASFLLTIQIPTEHQDLQDVEDRVDAFKAFSKKMDDSVLQLTNVASELVRKHVGGFRKEFQKLGNAFQAISHSFHMDPPYSLDALNNAISHTGKTYETVGEMFAEQPKNDLFLMLDTLSLYQGLLSNFPDIIHLQKGAFAKVKESQRMSDEGRMDQEEADGIRKRCRVVGFALQAEMNHFHERRVADFKRMMQSYLRQQIVFYQRVSQQLEKTLRMYDNL, from the exons ATGGCGTTGAAAGCCAGAGCGCTTTACAACTTCCAGAGCGAAAACAAAGAGGAGATCAGCATCCAGGAGAACGAGGAGCTCGTCATCTTCAGCGAGAACTCCCTGGACGGGTGGTTACAGGGCCAAAACAGCCGTGGGGAGACTGGCCTCTTCCCTGCTTCCTACGTCGAGATCCTCCGCTCCCGGTCGGGCTCCAACTACACGGACTATTCCAGCAGCCCGGTCGGCTCCCCTGGGCACGATTCCTCCTTGTACTCAGcatcccccagccccggcaTTTCCTACCAGGGCAGTTTTGAggatgatgatgacgatgatTGGGATGACTGGGACGATGCGTGCACGGTGGTGGAGGAGCCCCAGGGCGCACCGGGCACCAACGGGCACCCCTCGCCCAGCCTGCAGTACCCGGCGGCCTATGGCCACCACCAGCACGCCGGTTACAGGCCCAAGCCGGTGCTGGAGAGGCAGGACAGCATGAGCTCCTCCAAGAGGGGCAGCGTGGTGGGGAGAAACCTCAACCGCTTCTCCTGCTTCGTCCGCTCTGGGGTGGAAGCCTTCATCCTGGGTGACGTGCCCCTGATGTCCAAGATTGCCGAGACCTACTGCATCGAGATGGGCTCCAGAGGCCCACAGTGGAGGGCCAACCCCCACCCATTCATCTGCTCCGTGGAGGACCCCACCAAGCAAACCAAGTTCAAGGGCATCAAGAGCTACATCTCCTACAAGCTGACCCCCAGCAACATCAACTCACCCGTGTACCGGCGGTACAAGCACTTTGACTGGCTCTACAACCGCCTGCTGCACAAGTTCACGGTGATCTCGGTGCCCCACCTGCCCGAGAAGCAGGCCACTGGCCGCTTCGAGGAGGACTTCATCGAGAAGCGCAAGCGGCGGCTGATCCTCTGGATGGACCACATGACCAGCCACCCTGTCCTCTCCCAGTACGAGGGCTTCCAGCACTTCCTCTGCTGCCGCGacgagaagcagtggaagctggGAAAACGCCGGGCGGAGAAGGACGAGATGGTGGGTGCCAGCTTCCTCCTCACCATCCAGATTCCCACAGAGCACCAGGACCTGCAGGATGTGGAGGACCGCGTGGATGCCTTCAAGGCCTTCAGCAAGAAGATGGATGACAGCGTCCTGCAGCTGACCAATGTGGCGTCGGAGCTGGTGCGCAAGCACGTGGGGGGCTTCCGGAAGGAGTTCCAGAAGCTGGGCAATGCCTTCCAAGCCATCAGCCACTCCTTCCACATGGACCCTCCCTACAGCTTGGATGCCCTCAACAATGCCATCTCCCACACAGGCAAGACATACGAGACTGTGGGGGAAATGTTTGCTGAGCAGCCCAAGAACGACCTGTTCCTCATGCTGGACACTCTCTCCTTGTACCAAGGGCTCCTCTCCAACTTCCCAGACATCATCCACCTGCAGAAAG GCGCCTTCGCCAAGGTGAAGGAGAGCCAGCGGATGAGCGACGAGGGCAGGATGGACCAGGAAGAGGCGGACGGGATCCGCAAGCGCTGCCGCGTGGTGGGCTTTGCCCTGCAGGCCGAGATGAACCACTTCCATGAGCGGCGCGTGGCCGACTTCAAGAGGATGATGCAGTCCTACCTGAGGCAGCAGATCGTCTTCTACCAGCGCGTCAGCCAGCAGCTGGAGAAGACGCTGCGCATGTACGACAACCTCTAG